The following is a genomic window from bacterium.
CCCATGACCACCAGGGACCTGGCCGCCGGCGCCGCCGGGACGGGCGGCCCGGTCACGGCCAGCGCCGCCGTGAACGCGCGGGGAGCAGGGGTCGCCTTCTCGACCCAGGTGTGCGACGTGGAGGTCGATCCCGAGACCGGCGCCGTGAAGATCCTCCGGTACATGACCGCCCAGGATGCGGGGCGGGCCATCCATCCGAGCTATGTCGAAGGACAGATGCAGGGCGGCGTGGCCCAGGGAATCGGCTGGGCGCTCAACGAGGAGTACATCTTCGACACCGGCGGGACCATGGAGAACCCGGGATTCCTGGACTACCGGATGCCGGTCGCCTCCGACCTGCCGATGATCGACACGGTGATCGTCGAGGTGCCCAATCCGGGCCATCCCTACGGGGTACGGGGCGTGGGCGAGGTGGGCATCGTGCCCCCCATGGCGGCGGTGGCGAATGCCATACACGACGCCACCGGCCTGCGGATGAGCGAGCTGCCCATGTCGCCGGTGAAGGTGCTGGAGGCAATCGGCGCCAACGGCGGCTGACATGGCCCGGGTGATCTTCGGATCGGCGCTGCGGCGCTACACCGGAGGGGTCGGAGAGGTCGAGGTCGAGGCCACCACGGTGCGCTCGCTGATCAACGCCCTGGACCGGCGGTTTCCCGGCCTCGGGGAGCATCTGGGGTCAGGGATGGCGGTGGCGATCGACGGCGAGATCATGACCGATGCCCTATACGAGCCTGTGCCCGAGGGTGCCGAGGTCCACTTCCTTCCGCCCATCGGAGGCGGCTGACCCCAGCCCACCTCAAGCCGGTGAAGGTCAGTCCTGATACGGCCAGCCGGACTAGAGCCGCCAGGACATGGCGACCGCCTGCGCCGGGGCGACGCAACGCTGCTACTCGACCTTCCTCCCGGACCGATGGCGATCGTTTTTTCGCGTTATCGCCGGCAAGGGTCAAATCTGTCACACGCCCGACATACGTTGCCTATCGCCAAGCACCTACACCGGCCGATAAGGCGAGACCGATCGGAACGGCCGGACCGAGGGAACACAACAAGCTCAATGGAGCGAAGCGCCGATTCCCGGCAGCCAGCCGGGCATGGCCGACCACGCTCCAAGCCAGGACAGGTGGTGGCGGGGGAGG
Proteins encoded in this region:
- a CDS encoding MoaD/ThiS family protein is translated as MARVIFGSALRRYTGGVGEVEVEATTVRSLINALDRRFPGLGEHLGSGMAVAIDGEIMTDALYEPVPEGAEVHFLPPIGGG